A section of the Macaca thibetana thibetana isolate TM-01 chromosome 10, ASM2454274v1, whole genome shotgun sequence genome encodes:
- the C10H20orf96 gene encoding uncharacterized protein C20orf96 homolog, whose protein sequence is MAHVLQKPNHSGTHSTVYEFQVSDYVPWQQSKQETKPSTLPPVQQANSLHISKMKTLTRVQPVFHSKPTGVVTSHQPKNPRELHRRRKLDPGKMQAKIRLMKMMLRNGRTALRELQSHENFLTKLNEELIETIQDMENSTTLNVRALLQQQDILATIIDILEYSNKKRLQQLKSELQEWEEKKKCKMSSLEQQAEQLNAKIEKTQEEVNFLSTYMDHEYSIKSVQISTLVRQLQQDKDSQQDELDDLSEMRRKVLESLSDKIQKKKKKILSSVVAKTQRPYEKALLQKIWESQDFLKCMQRFREFIDQFEENMPVLRAEVEELQAQTREPREVVFEDVLLRKPKCTPDMDVILNIPVEEPLPF, encoded by the exons ATGGCGCATGTCTTACAAaa ACCCAACCACTCTGGGACTCACTCCACAGTCTACGAGTTCCAGGTTTCG GATTATGTTCCATGGCAGCAGTCCAAGCAGGAAACCAAGCCATCTACTCTGCCTCCAGTCCAACAAGCCAACAGCCTTCATATAAGCAAAATGAAGACTTTGACTAGGGTCCAACCAG TGTTCCACTCCAAGCCCACTGGAGTGGTGACAAGCCACCAGCCGAAGAATCCACGAGAACTACATAGAAGGCGGAAGTTGGACCCTGGGAAGATGCAGGCCAAAATCCGGTTAATGAAG ATGATGCTCAGGAACGGGAGGACCGCTCTGCGAGAGCTCCAAAGCCATGAGAACTTCCTCACCAAGCTCAACGAGGAgctgatcgagaccatccaggacATGGAGAACAGCACGACCCTGAACGTGCGGGCCCTGCTGCAGCAGCAGGACATCCTAGCG ACCATCATCGACATCTTGGAGTATTCAAACAAGAAGAGGCTGCAGCAATTGAAGTCTGAGCTTCAGGagtgggaagaaaagaagaaatgcaagatGAGCT CTCTAGAGCAGCAGGCGGAGCAGCTGAATGCCAAGATTGAGAAGACCCAGGAGGAAGTGAACTTCCTGAGCACTTACATGGACCATGAGTATTCCATCAAGTCTGTCCAGATCTCCACCCTTGTGCGCCAGCTGCAGCAGGATAAGGACAGTCAGCAG GATGAGCTGGATGACCTCAGTGAGATGCGCAGAAAGGTCCTGGAATCCTTGTCTGACAAGattcagaagaagaagaaaaaaattctgagttCTGTGGTGGCA AAAACCCAGCGTCCCTATGAGAAGGCTCTCCTACAGAAGATATGGGAAAGCCAAGACTTCCTGAAATGCATGCAAAGGTTCAGAGAA TTTATTGACCAGTTTGAGGAGAACATGCCCGTATTAAGGGCCGAGGTGGAAGAGCTCCAAGCCCAGACCCGGGAACCCCGAGAGGTCGTGTTTGAGGATGTTCTGCTTCGGAAACCCAA GTGCACCCCAGACATGGATGTCATCCTCAACATTCCTGTGGAAGAGCCGCTACCCTTCTAG